One Euphorbia lathyris chromosome 1, ddEupLath1.1, whole genome shotgun sequence DNA segment encodes these proteins:
- the LOC136207413 gene encoding probable inactive ATP-dependent zinc metalloprotease FTSHI 3, chloroplastic, with the protein MATLSVVCNNGFLISKVNLGVNSGTIKSLRRNTSICCYSPFATYNLVNSQNFLFSRNKFRSFFNGETEVPLLGFCGGCSKSQFGLSCHSNNGNKETFLRNRLHKGVRKKFSLRLRPRLRLFTSRLKRVSVRSLLKDFGMFIRKNVKRLTLYTSISVALGFCYLFLRLTALPSPKVVPYSELVTSLQNGSVTNVLLEEGSRRIYYNTNPQANESTSKDSEETQDSQAIDVTNENAVVRGGIVSSTVQVPKMDKLKKFSRRRASTPAWQFSTRKIDHDEKFLLSVMREKGTVYRSAPQSALMSIRSTLITIISLWIPLTPLMWLLYRQLSAANSPAKKRRPDNLMTNFDDVEGVDVAKLELMEVVSCLQGAINYQKLGAKLPRGVLLVGPPGTGKTLLARAVAGEAGVPFLSVSASEFVELFVGRGAARIRDLFTTARKCAPSIIFIDELDAVGGKRGRSFNDERDQTLNQLLTEMDGFESGMKVVVIAATNRPEALDPALCRPGRFSRKVYVGEPDEEGRKKILSVHFRGVPLDEDTDLICDLVASLTPGFVGADLANIVNEAALLAARRGGERLTREDVMEAVERAKFGISDVKLRPSAIRKELGKLFPWIPSLMGRNENRENGLQGGPFGYQTLS; encoded by the exons ATGGCTACtctttctgttgtttgtaataATGGGTTTCTGATTAGCAAAGTGAATTTAGGGGTTAACAGTGGAACAATCAAGTCTCTAAGGAGAAACACAAGCATCTGCTGTTACAGCCCATTTGCAACTTACAATCTTGTAAATTCccaaaattttcttttttccaGAAATAAGTTTAGGTCATTTTTCAATGGAGAAACTGAAGTTCCTTTGCTGGGGTTTTGTGGTGGTTGTTCCAAGTCTCAATTTGGGTTATCTTGTCACAGTAACAATGGGAACAAAGAAACTTTTTTGAGAAATAGATTACATAAAGGTGTAAGAAAGAAATTTTCATTGAGATTGAGACCAAGATTGCGGTTATTCACTTCCAGATTGAAGAGAGTTTCAGTGAGGTCACTTTTAAAAGATTTTGGAATGTTCATAAGAAAGAACGTAAAAAGATTAACACTTTATACTTCAATTTCTGTTGCATTGGGGTTTTGCTACTTGTTTCTGAGGTTAACTGCATTGCCATCTCCAAAAGTTGTTCCATATTCAGAATTGGTAACAAGTCTTCAAAATGGTTCTGTTACTAATGTTTTACTTGAAGAGGGATCCCGCCGCATATATTACAACACGAATCCTCAGGCAAATGAAAGTACTAGTAAAGATTCTGAAGAGACTCAAGATTCTCAAGCCATAGATGTTACAAATGAGAATGCAGTTGTAAGAGGAGGTATTGTTAGTAGTACTGTCCAAGTTCCAAAAATGGATAAGTTGAAGAAATTCAGTAGGCGTAGAGCTTCTACTCCTGCGTGGCAGTTTTCTACAAGGAAAATTGACCATGATGAGAAATTTCTTCTTAGTGTGATGAGAGAAAAGGGAACAGTGTATAGGTCAGCTCCTCAATCAGCGTTGATGTCAATAAGGAGTACATTGATAACTATAATCTCTCTCTGGATTCCTTTGACTCCTTTGATGTGGCTTCTTTATCGTCAACTCTCTGCTGCTAATAGCCCGGCCAAAAAACGCAGGCCTGACAATCTGATGACCAATTTTGATGATGTGGAAGGTGTTGATGTTGCTAAACTGGAGCTTATGGAG GTTGTTTCATGCCTGCAAGGAGCCATAAATTACCAAAAACTAGGAGCAAAGTTGCCTAGAGGCGTGCTGCTTGTTGGTCCCCCTGGAACAGGGAAAACATTGCTGGCTCGTGCTGTGGCTGGTGAAGCAGGAGTGCCCTTTCTCAGTGTATCCGCCAGTGAATTTGTGGAGTTATTTGTTGGAAGAGGAGCAGCTCGCATTAGAGATCTCTTTACTACAGCTAGGAAATGTGCTCCATCAATCATATTCATTGACGAACTCGATGCAGTGGGCGGAAAACGTGGCAGAAGTTTCAACGATGAGCGTGACCAAACGCTAAATCAG TTGCTTACCGAAATGGATGGATTCGAGTCGGGCATGAAAGTGGTTGTCATTGCAGCAACTAATAGACCAGAAGCATTGGATCCTGCGCTTTGTAGGCCTGGTCGGTTCTCACGAAAGGTATATGTAGGAGAACCAGACGAAGAAGGAAGGAAAAAGATCTTGTCCGTACATTTCAGAGGAGTTCCTCTAGACGAAGACACAGATCTCATCTGCGATCTCGTTGCTTCTCTGACTCCAGGCTTTGTAGGTGCTGATCTTGCAAACATTGTTAACGAAGCCGCTTTACTTGCAGCTCGGAGAG GGGGTGAGAGGTTGACAAGGGAAGATGTAATGGAAGCAGTTGAAAGAGCAAAGTTTGGGATAAGTGATGTGAAGCTGAGACCAAGTGCAATAAGGAAGGAGCTGGGAAAGCTGTTTCCATGGATACCATCTTTAATGGGAAGGAATGAGAATAGAGAAAATGGTTTGCAAGGAGGGCCTTTTGGTTATCAGACTCTTAGCTGA